The sequence TTTTGCGTCCGTTGCGGCGCCGATTATCGAGATAGGCGTCACACTCACTCTTTTATTGACGATTGGTATGCCTAGCTCAGCAGAAATTTCGTTGCCCACTTTGACTAGGTCTTTGGCTTTAGTGGTGATTTTTGCGTAAATTTTGTCGCAAGCTTTGTTGATGTCAGGATCGATGCAGTCAAGCAAACTAATGCCCATCGTGATCGTTCTGATGTCAAAATTTTGCTCTTCGATCATCGAGATCGTTTCGGTTACGTTTTTGATGTCCATTGTTTTTCCTTAGATTGTATGCATCGCATCAAAGATAGCGGAACTTTGGATATTTATCTTTACTTTTAGGCTCTCTCCAAGTTTATTAAGCTCTTCTCTTAGGACCGTAAAATCCTTATTTTCATTACTTGAAACCACCGCCATCATCGTAAAAAACTCATCTAAAATAGTCTGTGAGATATCATCTATGTTTAGCCCTAGCTCGCTAAGCTTTGCTGAGACGCCAGCAACGATGCCAACTCTATCTTTTCCGACTACGGTTACGATCGCTTTCATCTTTTCTCCTGTTAATAAATTTTTGATTTGAAGTGCATTTTGGCTCCAAAATTTAAGCCAAGCATCAAGCAAAGCTAAATTTTGGTAGCCAACTTTAAACGAACAAATTTTAAAATTTGCTCTAAATTTTATCTTTTGTAAATTTTACTTCGAGCAAGCACTCTTGCCGTCATTTACGGGCTGGATCGCCGAGTTATCAGCTCCGCCATCACTATTTATATTTTCTATCACTTCCCAAAGTCTAGCAGCCGCGCTCTCGTAGCGTTTTGCAGTGACTGAGTTTGGCTCGTAGAAGCTAACTGGCTTACCATTATCTCCACCCACGCGAACAGCTGGCTCGATAGGGATTTCAGCTAAAATTTGCGTATTGTAAGCTTTTGCTATCTCTTCAGTCGTACCTTTGCCAAAGATGTCGTACTCTTTGCCGTTATCTGGGCAGATGAAACCACTCATATTTTCGATGACACCAGCGATTGGGATGTGAAGTTTCTCAAACATATCAAGCGCACGCTTGCTATCGTCAAGTGCTACCACTTGTGGCGTTGTGACGCAGACACCTGCCGTTACTGGCACGCTTTGAGCTAGAGTTAGCTGTGCGTCGCCCGTTCCTGGAGGCATGTCAAGAAACAAGACATCAAGTTCGCTCCAAAGTACGTCTTTTAGCAGCTGCTCGATCGCTTTCATTATCATCGAGCCACGCCAGATGAGGCTCATGCCCTCTTCCATCAAAACGCCCATACTCATCATCTCAACTCCGTGACTAAGTATCGGTTTTAGCTTGTTACCAACGACTTGTGGCTGAGTATTTACTTCGCCAAGCATTCTTGGGATATTTGGTCCGTAGATGTCAGCGTCTAAAATTCCCACTTTTTTGCCTAGTTTTGCCATTGAGATGGCTAAATTTAGAGTTGTGGTTGATTTACCAACGCCGCCTTTTCCAGAGCTTACCATTACGAAATTTTTAACTTGTGGCGCGATATTTTTACCACTTTGAGTGTTACTTTTCTCCTCAGGTATCCTTGGCTGGATCAAATTTAACACATACTCATTTGAGCCCATAACACGTTTGATGTCCGTTTTTAGCTCATTTGCCACTTCTGGGCTTGAGCTGACGATCTCGACTTCGATTAAAATTTTATCGCCTATTTCTACATTTTTTACAAAGCCAAAGCTAACTATATCTTTTTCAAAACCAGGATATATAACACCTTTTAGTCTATTTAAGACCTCTTCTTTATTTAACATTTTTCTCCTTTTTCTAGATCTTTTGAAATTTTATATGCACAAAATTTTGGTCCGCACATCGAACAAAAATGAGCACTCTTAAACGCATCTTCTGGCAAGCTCTCATCGTGAAGCTCTCTAGCTTTCTTTGGATCAAAGCTAAGCTCAAACTGCTTGTTCCAATCAAATGCATATCTAGCATCACTCATCTCGTGATCCTTTTCTATAGCTCCAACCTTTCCAAGTGCGACGTCAGCGGCATGAGCTGCTATCTTATGAGCTACGATGCCCTCCCTTACGTCATTTTCATTTGGCAAGCCAAGGTGCTCTTTTTGCGTCACGTAGCAAAGCATGCTAGCGCCGTGATATGCCGCCATCGTGCCACCGATCGCCGAGGTGATGTGATCGTATCCTGCACCTATGTCTGAGACAAGCGGTCCAAGCACGTAAAATGGGGCGTCATGGCAGAGCTCTTGTTCGATTTTCATATTATACTCAATTTGATTTAATGGCACATGACCAGGACCCTCAATCATCACTTGCACATCTTTTTCCCATGCACGAAGCGTTAGCTCTCCAAGCACCTTTAGTTCACTAAGCTGTGCCTCGTCTGTCGCATCAAAAAGGCATCCTGGGCGAAGTCCATCGCCAAGCGAGAGCGAGACATCATATCTTGCGCAAATTTCTAAAATTTGATCAAAAATTTCATAAAATGGATTTTGTCTATTTAACTTTGACATGTAACTTGCACTTAGGCTACCACCGCGGCTTACTATGCCCATTTTACGCTTCTTAACAAGTGGCAAAAACTCACGCAAAAAGCCAGCGTGTATCGTAAAGTAACTAACTCCTTGCTTTGCTTGCTTTTCAAGTATCTCTAAAATGAGCTTATTTGTGATATTTGTAACCTCTTTTGCCTCTTTTAAAATTTCATACATAGGCACTGTGCCAACTGGCACGCTTGAATGCTCGATGATCGCACTTCTAATAGCGTCTAAATCGCCGTCCGTACTTAGATCCATAACCGTATCAGCGCCAAATTCGAGGCAAATTTCAAGCTTTCTAAGCTCAGCGCAAATGTCGCTACTTAGGCTTGAGTTGCCGATATTTGCATTGACCTTTGTCCTTAGCTTCCGCCCTATGCCCATTGGCTTTAAATTTTTATGATTTATATTTGCTGGGATGATGATGCTACCTTTTGCCACCTCATCCATCACCAAATTTTCACTAAGCCCTTCGATCCTTGCCACATAGCTCATCTCTTGCGTTATCTCGCCGCGCCTAGCATAATACATCTGCGTCTTATCTCTCATATAAGGCCTTTTTTGATTTTTAAAAACCTCATTTTAGTCCTTTTTTGATTTAAACTAACTAAATAAGCTTTTAAAAATTTACTTTTTTAAAAAGAAATTTTGAAGTTTTGAGATGTATAATTCTGTAACAATTTTCAAAGGAGCTATCTTGCTTGATATATCACTTATAATGCTTGGAGCAGGAAATTCTAGCCGTTTTGAGCTACCAGTAAAGAAGCAATGGCTTCGAATAGGAAGCGATCCACTTTGGCTATTCGCTACTAAAAATTTGAGTAACTTTTACACATTTAAAGAGATCATTGTCGTTAGCAAAGAGTGCAAATATATGTCAAAATTTGCTCCAAATTATAAATTTGTTGATGGCGGCGAAACCAGGCAAGATAGCCTAAAAAACGCACTTGAGCTAGTAAATAGTGAATTTGTCTTAGTTAGCGACATCGCTCGCCCTTGTATCTCAAGCGAGCTTTTTCACAAAATTATAGAGGCAGCGAGTCAAGCTGATTGTGTAGTTCCAGCGCTAAAGATCGCAGACACCGCTTATCTTGGCGAAAATGTGGTTGATAGAGATAAGGTAAAACTGATCCAAACGCCGCAACTCTCGCGCACAGCACTTCTTAAAAAAGCTCTTAGTAGCGGTGAAATTTACACAGATGATAGCTCGGCTATGAGAGCCATTGGCGCAAGCGTATGGCAAATTTTAGGTGATGAGATGGCAAGAAAGATCACTTACAAAGAGGATCTTGCCAAAATTTCTACTTTAAAAGAGCCAGAAAATGAAGTCTTTGTGGGAAATGGCTTTGATGTGCATGAGTTTGAAAAGGGTCGTCCTTTGATTCTTTGTGGCGAGAAGATCGACTATGAGTTTGGGCTAAAAGCTCACAGCGACGGCGACGTGGCACTTCATGCGCTAACTGACGCTATCTTGGGAGCTGCTGGACTTGGCGATATAGGCGAGCTTTTTCCTGATACGGATGCTAAATTTAAAGATATTAGCTCCATTTACTTGCTTGAGGAAGCTTACAAAAGGGTGCAAAGTGTGGGTTTTGTGCTAACAAACGCTGATATCACGATAATGGCACAAAAACCAAAAATTTCAAAACTAAAGTCAAAAATGGAGGCAAATATCGCAAAAGCTCTAAATTTGAGCCAAAGCCGCATAAATGTAAAGGCAACGACTACTGAAGGGCTTGGCTTTGTTGGCAGATGCGAAGGGATCGCCGTAATGGCAAGTGCTAGCCTTAAATTTTACAACTGGAAGCAAATATGAAAATTTTAATAGTAGAAAATGAAATTTACTTAGCTGGCTCGATGGCTAGTAAACTAGCTGATTTTAGCTACGACTGCGAGATCGCTAAAAGCGTAAAAGAGGCATTGAAATTTGAAAATTTTGATGTAGTGTTACTTTCTACCACACTTCCAGGACAGGATTTTTACCCTGTTATCGAAAAATTTAAAAGCTCTATCATTATTTTATTAATCGCTTATATCAATAGCGACACTGTGCTAAAACCGATCCAAGCAGGTGCGGTTGATTACATCCAAAAGCCATTTATGATAGAAGAGCTAGTTAGAAAGATAAAGCATTTTGAGGAATTTAGAAATTTCAAAAACGAGATCAAAAACTATGAAAGCTATGTAAATTACGCTTTAAAAGAGTACGAAATTTCTAGCTTTGAGGCAAAAAAGATAAAATTTCCACTGCTTTTAAAATCAAGCAAAAGCGGATACAGCGATAAATTTATATTTAGCTACGTAAAAGCTTGCAAATTACCATTTTTATTTTTAGGCAAAGCCTGTTTTTCTGAGCTTGAAAAGGTACTAGCCAAAAATGGTGATGAGCTAATCTATATGACAAATTTAGAGGAGCTAAAACAAGAAGAAAAAGAGAAAATTTTAGAAATTTGCAAAAAGAAAAAGGTCGCAATCTCAACTAGCGATTTTGCACAAAAAGCACCATTTGACGAGCTTGAGCTTTCAGGACGCGATAAAAATTTCAATATCGATGAGATCGTTACGATCGATGAATATATAAAGTACATAATCGTTAATTATCAAGATAAATTCCCTGATACAGAACTTAGCAAGAAGCTTGGAATTTCTAGAAAATCACTTTGGGAAAAGAGAAAGAAATATGACGTCAGCAAGAAAAAATAGTGAAATTTCTATAAATACCGAAGTTTTTGGTGCTTTGGAGCTAATAAAAAATAGAATTCTCTCAGATTACGACTCGTTGATGGATGATGAACAGATAAAAGAGGTGAGCAAAAAAGGCTATTTTAATGGCGAGCCGATGCCGTATTCTTTTGGATTCGCTCCATTTGGCGAGCTAAATCAAAATATTACTAGCAAGCTTGCTCCTGGACAAAAGGTAAATCTAAGTCTTGATGGTAAGATCGTTGGGCACATCAATGTTGCTAAGGTCTTTAAATTTGATGAGAGCATGAGAGCTAAAAATATATTTTTAGCAAACGAAGCTAGCAATGATAAAGAGCTAAATTTGGGCAAATACGGCATTAGTGGCGAATTTGAGCTTTATGATGAAAGTATGCAAATAAGCAAAAATGCACTAAATGATCTAATAAAAGAAGATGGCGCTAAAAAGATAACAGCTGTATTTTTAACAGCCGATCCATTCAATAGAGCTCACGAGCGCCTTGTTAGAATGACTATTGATAAAGCTGATTTAGTAATCATTTTTTTAATAAGAACACGCGAAGAAAAGCACGTTGATTACGAGATTA comes from Campylobacter concisus and encodes:
- a CDS encoding bifunctional 2-C-methyl-D-erythritol 4-phosphate cytidylyltransferase/2-C-methyl-D-erythritol 2,4-cyclodiphosphate synthase, whose protein sequence is MLDISLIMLGAGNSSRFELPVKKQWLRIGSDPLWLFATKNLSNFYTFKEIIVVSKECKYMSKFAPNYKFVDGGETRQDSLKNALELVNSEFVLVSDIARPCISSELFHKIIEAASQADCVVPALKIADTAYLGENVVDRDKVKLIQTPQLSRTALLKKALSSGEIYTDDSSAMRAIGASVWQILGDEMARKITYKEDLAKISTLKEPENEVFVGNGFDVHEFEKGRPLILCGEKIDYEFGLKAHSDGDVALHALTDAILGAAGLGDIGELFPDTDAKFKDISSIYLLEEAYKRVQSVGFVLTNADITIMAQKPKISKLKSKMEANIAKALNLSQSRINVKATTTEGLGFVGRCEGIAVMASASLKFYNWKQI
- a CDS encoding sulfate adenylyltransferase; its protein translation is MTSARKNSEISINTEVFGALELIKNRILSDYDSLMDDEQIKEVSKKGYFNGEPMPYSFGFAPFGELNQNITSKLAPGQKVNLSLDGKIVGHINVAKVFKFDESMRAKNIFLANEASNDKELNLGKYGISGEFELYDESMQISKNALNDLIKEDGAKKITAVFLTADPFNRAHERLVRMTIDKADLVIIFLIRTREEKHVDYEIRKQVLDYFIQNYLPTKKVFVFALKNTTLFSSHANPTLECIAASRFGANKLVIGQNHSGIGMFFDHNEAHTILDIYKNDLNLEVIVLPELVYCNKCKTLVSTKSCPHGQHHQIKYHPDVIKELLFNGIMPPAILVRPEISALVLSKLFTNRFKDVQKLCDDLFVNSGLLENKTDRDFYEELMKLYQTSSMT
- a CDS encoding response regulator; the encoded protein is MKILIVENEIYLAGSMASKLADFSYDCEIAKSVKEALKFENFDVVLLSTTLPGQDFYPVIEKFKSSIIILLIAYINSDTVLKPIQAGAVDYIQKPFMIEELVRKIKHFEEFRNFKNEIKNYESYVNYALKEYEISSFEAKKIKFPLLLKSSKSGYSDKFIFSYVKACKLPFLFLGKACFSELEKVLAKNGDELIYMTNLEELKQEEKEKILEICKKKKVAISTSDFAQKAPFDELELSGRDKNFNIDEIVTIDEYIKYIIVNYQDKFPDTELSKKLGISRKSLWEKRKKYDVSKKK
- a CDS encoding ACT domain-containing protein, producing the protein MKAIVTVVGKDRVGIVAGVSAKLSELGLNIDDISQTILDEFFTMMAVVSSNENKDFTVLREELNKLGESLKVKINIQSSAIFDAMHTI
- a CDS encoding Mrp/NBP35 family ATP-binding protein, whose translation is MLNKEEVLNRLKGVIYPGFEKDIVSFGFVKNVEIGDKILIEVEIVSSSPEVANELKTDIKRVMGSNEYVLNLIQPRIPEEKSNTQSGKNIAPQVKNFVMVSSGKGGVGKSTTTLNLAISMAKLGKKVGILDADIYGPNIPRMLGEVNTQPQVVGNKLKPILSHGVEMMSMGVLMEEGMSLIWRGSMIMKAIEQLLKDVLWSELDVLFLDMPPGTGDAQLTLAQSVPVTAGVCVTTPQVVALDDSKRALDMFEKLHIPIAGVIENMSGFICPDNGKEYDIFGKGTTEEIAKAYNTQILAEIPIEPAVRVGGDNGKPVSFYEPNSVTAKRYESAAARLWEVIENINSDGGADNSAIQPVNDGKSACSK
- the thiC gene encoding phosphomethylpyrimidine synthase ThiC; this encodes MRDKTQMYYARRGEITQEMSYVARIEGLSENLVMDEVAKGSIIIPANINHKNLKPMGIGRKLRTKVNANIGNSSLSSDICAELRKLEICLEFGADTVMDLSTDGDLDAIRSAIIEHSSVPVGTVPMYEILKEAKEVTNITNKLILEILEKQAKQGVSYFTIHAGFLREFLPLVKKRKMGIVSRGGSLSASYMSKLNRQNPFYEIFDQILEICARYDVSLSLGDGLRPGCLFDATDEAQLSELKVLGELTLRAWEKDVQVMIEGPGHVPLNQIEYNMKIEQELCHDAPFYVLGPLVSDIGAGYDHITSAIGGTMAAYHGASMLCYVTQKEHLGLPNENDVREGIVAHKIAAHAADVALGKVGAIEKDHEMSDARYAFDWNKQFELSFDPKKARELHDESLPEDAFKSAHFCSMCGPKFCAYKISKDLEKGEKC